A region of candidate division WOR-3 bacterium DNA encodes the following proteins:
- a CDS encoding MFS transporter, which produces MQINLKSYLKLFKLRNLLFLISSGTISQFGDRLTHMLLITLIGVANPGKISAFSQASLTFTLPVIIFSPIIGALVDRWSKRTVMIRAHIIQAILLAITPLLIARARAFYPFWIVVTLFFTIDIFNNTAKPALLPNLVARRKLLMANSLDQFLARFATVAGMVLGGFLIAKIGWQWGMVFNACTHLCAGLLVFGIISHNNSHQPCQQTTEFKFFQTFINLVQDIREVLRLMRQNRFVSIVLLSFAMITFVASVSYTVLIFLVQQVLNWGTQGVGIMSGILAIGMILGALLLGIIPVMISKFKIIGLGFLVYGILFIIGPFLIVKSFLIIVALLGGIIFSLIIVAQNTILQEDVLPEIRGRIFSIKEFAGNIMFVLTAIIIGILSDLTSYKIMLLLTGVGLTGFALLELIFVTKKR; this is translated from the coding sequence TTGCAGATAAATCTTAAGTCTTATTTGAAATTATTCAAACTCCGCAATCTGCTTTTTCTAATAAGTTCTGGCACAATTTCACAATTTGGTGACCGATTGACTCATATGTTGTTGATTACTTTAATTGGTGTTGCTAATCCTGGTAAGATTTCTGCATTTTCTCAAGCATCTTTGACCTTTACTCTGCCTGTAATTATATTTTCTCCCATAATAGGTGCTTTGGTTGACCGATGGTCAAAACGCACTGTGATGATTCGGGCACATATTATTCAAGCAATTCTTTTAGCAATTACACCCTTACTGATTGCTCGGGCACGCGCTTTTTATCCGTTCTGGATTGTGGTGACACTATTTTTTACCATTGATATTTTTAATAATACGGCTAAACCGGCACTGCTACCCAATTTAGTAGCAAGACGAAAACTATTAATGGCAAATTCTTTAGACCAGTTTCTTGCTCGGTTTGCGACAGTAGCCGGTATGGTCTTAGGTGGATTTTTAATTGCAAAAATCGGCTGGCAATGGGGAATGGTCTTTAATGCTTGCACTCATCTTTGTGCCGGCTTATTAGTCTTTGGCATTATTTCTCATAATAATTCTCATCAGCCTTGCCAGCAAACAACTGAGTTTAAGTTCTTTCAAACCTTTATAAATTTGGTCCAAGATATTAGAGAGGTCTTAAGGCTAATGCGACAGAATAGATTTGTCAGTATTGTGCTCTTATCTTTCGCGATGATAACTTTTGTTGCCAGCGTCTCTTACACAGTGCTAATTTTTTTAGTGCAACAGGTTTTGAATTGGGGCACTCAAGGCGTTGGTATTATGAGTGGGATTCTGGCAATTGGAATGATTTTGGGAGCACTCTTATTAGGAATTATTCCTGTAATGATAAGTAAGTTTAAGATTATTGGCTTGGGATTTCTTGTTTATGGCATATTATTTATCATCGGACCATTTTTGATTGTGAAAAGTTTTCTGATTATCGTTGCTCTGCTGGGTGGTATCATATTTTCTCTGATCATTGTGGCTCAAAATACAATTCTCCAAGAAGATGTTTTACCGGAAATTCGGGGTCGAATATTCTCAATCAAAGAATTTGCCGGCAATATTATGTTTGTGCTAACGGCAATAATAATTGGTATTTTAAGTGATTTGACTTCTTATAAAATTATGCTTTTATTAACAGGTGTTGGACTAACCGGATTTGCCTTATTAGAACTTATTTTTGTTACTAAAAAGCGGTAG
- a CDS encoding T9SS type A sorting domain-containing protein, translated as MIRFSIFIVLLFIHPLYSIVPLSSSPSWTSIDNDYSTGAGFADINNDGFIDFWTSNGNDMALNKQAIYYNNNGNLETQASWRSQDSGMFGHLYIGDINNDGNLDMAVAYLGPQGDCKTRIYKNTGTTLTSLPYWLSSDTDTSFDCALGDVDLDGDLDLAVTAGDAYTSRKSPAKIYRNHNGLFENLPFWIAGDSTPSDAIRFADFNRDGYLDLIVGYRRKLSVFYNQNGTLETTASWSIAERGWILRIAPADYDNDGWLDVAIAVNGQLSGDSSRIKVFKNNQGQLNTIPSFTMLKNRRYCSCVEWGDVNNDGYLDLSAGGWWEPIVVFENRNGILDTLPTWSWSGGNSLVCEAIVWGDVRNHHLRIKSDTFISNGIRKLYYTSKRPWQYRPTIMVQGVILPLNNYCYDMSSGWVTLRNTPIVGETIIIQYHYSAYPDLAVTNWTSSVGNYLFYNTTPSTIVEDEMALEKNIEDIMVYPNPFRSEIKIQVANEFRTPIKIYNSSGKLVRTISSNSAIWNGKNDLGNSEPSGIYFIEVVKKNEIIKKKVVKLND; from the coding sequence ATGATACGATTTTCTATATTCATAGTATTATTATTTATTCATCCGCTCTATTCAATAGTTCCGTTATCAAGTTCACCATCCTGGACATCTATTGATAATGACTATTCTACTGGTGCTGGTTTTGCAGATATTAATAATGATGGGTTTATTGATTTCTGGACTTCAAATGGTAATGATATGGCATTGAATAAACAAGCGATATACTATAACAATAATGGCAATTTAGAAACTCAAGCCAGTTGGCGTTCACAAGACTCTGGAATGTTCGGTCATCTCTATATCGGCGACATTAACAATGATGGCAATTTAGATATGGCAGTTGCATATTTAGGACCACAAGGCGATTGTAAAACCCGAATCTATAAAAACACAGGCACAACTTTGACATCATTACCTTATTGGCTTTCTTCAGATACTGATACTTCTTTTGATTGTGCCTTGGGTGATGTTGATTTAGATGGTGATTTAGATTTAGCAGTTACAGCCGGTGATGCTTATACTTCAAGAAAATCGCCAGCGAAAATCTATCGGAATCATAATGGTCTATTTGAGAACTTGCCATTTTGGATTGCCGGAGATTCAACACCTTCCGATGCAATCAGATTTGCTGATTTTAATCGCGATGGCTATTTAGATTTAATTGTCGGTTATCGCCGAAAACTTTCAGTTTTTTATAATCAAAACGGTACACTTGAAACGACCGCAAGTTGGAGTATTGCAGAACGAGGATGGATTTTACGCATTGCACCTGCGGATTATGATAATGACGGCTGGCTTGATGTCGCGATCGCAGTCAATGGTCAACTTAGCGGTGATTCCAGTCGGATTAAAGTATTCAAAAATAACCAAGGTCAGTTAAATACAATACCTTCCTTCACGATGTTGAAAAATCGGAGATACTGCTCTTGTGTTGAATGGGGAGATGTTAATAATGACGGCTATTTAGATTTATCGGCTGGTGGCTGGTGGGAACCAATTGTCGTCTTTGAAAATCGTAACGGCATTTTAGATACTCTGCCAACCTGGTCTTGGTCTGGTGGTAATAGTCTCGTTTGTGAAGCAATTGTTTGGGGCGATGTTAGAAATCATCATCTGCGGATAAAATCAGACACTTTTATCAGTAATGGCATAAGAAAATTATATTATACAAGCAAAAGACCTTGGCAATATCGTCCAACAATAATGGTACAAGGAGTTATTCTTCCTCTCAATAATTACTGTTATGATATGTCATCAGGCTGGGTTACTTTGCGCAATACGCCAATTGTTGGTGAGACCATTATCATTCAATATCACTATTCCGCATATCCTGATTTAGCCGTGACCAATTGGACTAGTTCTGTAGGTAATTATCTTTTCTATAATACTACGCCATCAACAATTGTTGAAGATGAAATGGCTTTAGAAAAAAATATCGAAGATATTATGGTCTATCCTAATCCGTTTCGGTCTGAAATTAAAATTCAGGTGGCTAATGAGTTTAGAACACCAATCAAAATCTATAATTCCTCAGGTAAATTAGTCAGAACAATTTCTTCTAATTCGGCAATTTGGAATGGAAAAAACGATTTAGGAAATTCAGAGCCGAGCGGAATCTATTTTATTGAAGTTGTAAAGAAAAATGAAATAATTAAAAAGAAAGTAGTCAAATTAAACGATTAA
- a CDS encoding biotin--[acetyl-CoA-carboxylase] ligase, protein MAQFSGELLSELAKYGQVYLFDIINSTQIQARKLAKESFLNNGYGIKAIVIANQQTKGFGRFGRVWYSPAQGLYFSLLVNFAHNECPLTLWTLYTAKIIADVIEDFTAIPIYLKWPNDLVYIDNNYSFYKVGGILAETIGRSLFSVKSDKRLMIIGVGININQTNFPKELPDATSLKLINMKTKQIDTDFNQTEILHQILKAMADGLSYYLQHPKTEIVRQIKDKSSVIGKRVKISRRFKTLNGTAIDIDEYGRLVLRTDIGRIITLDAGEILSIR, encoded by the coding sequence ATGGCTCAATTCTCAGGTGAATTGCTTTCGGAATTGGCTAAATACGGTCAGGTTTATCTTTTTGATATAATCAATTCAACCCAAATTCAGGCTCGAAAGTTAGCCAAAGAAAGTTTCCTTAATAACGGTTATGGTATTAAAGCAATTGTGATTGCGAATCAACAAACTAAAGGTTTTGGTCGGTTTGGTCGCGTTTGGTATTCACCTGCGCAAGGACTTTATTTTAGTCTCTTAGTAAATTTTGCTCATAACGAATGTCCGTTAACTCTCTGGACCCTTTATACTGCGAAAATTATTGCGGATGTGATTGAAGACTTTACCGCAATTCCAATCTATCTTAAATGGCCTAATGATTTAGTCTATATTGATAACAATTATAGTTTTTATAAGGTCGGCGGAATTTTAGCAGAAACAATCGGCAGAAGTCTCTTTTCAGTCAAATCAGATAAACGATTAATGATTATCGGCGTGGGCATAAATATCAATCAGACGAATTTTCCCAAAGAATTACCAGATGCCACTTCACTCAAATTAATAAATATGAAAACTAAACAGATTGATACTGATTTTAATCAGACGGAAATTCTTCATCAAATCCTTAAAGCCATGGCTGATGGGTTAAGTTATTATCTTCAGCATCCTAAAACTGAAATTGTCCGACAAATTAAAGACAAATCGAGTGTTATCGGAAAAAGAGTAAAAATTTCACGCCGGTTCAAAACACTTAATGGAACTGCAATTGATATTGATGAATACGGCAGATTGGTGTTAAGAACTGATATTGGTAGAATTATTACCTTAGATGCTGGTGAAATTCTTTCTATCCGATGA
- a CDS encoding NYN domain-containing protein, with the protein MAKIGIFIDVQNVQETFERQGREVRYDMLRRNIMLLWKLEERQYKFIAFVPFKREDERRQRLIDALSFQGYRVVAKPVRERLDGSVKANMDIEITLEVLSMAEYLDEVILITGDGDFVALVDWLSKKGKRVAVIGLGKGYTSVELIRSSDEYLNLEDIEGVIT; encoded by the coding sequence ATGGCTAAAATAGGCATTTTTATCGATGTGCAAAATGTTCAGGAGACTTTTGAACGTCAAGGAAGAGAAGTTCGTTATGATATGTTGCGACGCAATATTATGTTGCTTTGGAAATTAGAAGAGCGTCAATATAAATTCATCGCTTTTGTACCATTCAAACGCGAGGATGAACGAAGACAAAGATTAATTGATGCGCTTTCATTTCAAGGTTATCGCGTTGTTGCTAAACCTGTTCGCGAAAGGTTAGATGGTTCAGTTAAAGCCAATATGGATATTGAGATAACCTTAGAAGTGTTATCAATGGCTGAGTACTTGGATGAAGTGATTTTAATTACAGGTGATGGTGACTTTGTGGCTTTAGTTGACTGGCTATCGAAAAAAGGAAAAAGAGTTGCTGTTATCGGTCTGGGAAAAGGATATACCTCTGTAGAGTTGATTCGTTCCTC